The following coding sequences are from one Desulfobulbaceae bacterium window:
- a CDS encoding GAF domain-containing protein codes for MILCSIRFDFNSFDNYMPESLNDFLLKIPFFKELNLSLTERDELVRLIEDEYLFEFLSSIIRESEDILAISPNLDRLVILELAAEKIAHALKAAAASIRLFDPKSFKMLTFGAYGLHDNERSLAIPVKKSIAGRVVEEKRSIVVPSIMKNPLYREKTIVAQKGFNSLIAVPLQMPSFVGSTNDILGSLQIYFLEDDRLFNRLEVIRAEMLARRVSYVMAKKRILDMKSLNDKKEAISDKIFVKLSHREGIKLRDFFNLIVPELDEFIKLHSCSLFTLSDDQMSTYLEASYPPDHTYHEHGHLFTLKHHGYFWAAVHGTKEYADMPYERIDPSYLLIKDPFQSKLIGPGLLAFAQREDIHSILFVPLRTASVTRHILCFFATQQKQYFTEDEIELLTFFGKEIMKAVRLEFLGDMLHDFKNPAVAVAGLAARSRKLMDSDDLNPLREKLLYYQDVVVRETARLQDLALTMTGEGREEKIDLGQLAKERFALNEHVIEESKYANIRVNPVSIETGLFVLCPRYGLERVLDNLFNNATKAIPREGGYIEMRCFGCGNMACLEIVNSGEIDQDQIALVTKGGVLGRGLNIVSRFIQNNQGKLVIVSENGVSIFTIKLPLYKRS; via the coding sequence ATGATACTTTGTTCTATCCGCTTCGATTTTAACTCCTTTGATAATTATATGCCCGAATCCCTGAATGATTTTTTACTGAAGATCCCATTTTTCAAGGAACTTAATCTCTCCCTGACAGAACGAGATGAATTAGTTCGACTCATTGAGGATGAGTATCTTTTTGAATTTTTATCGTCAATTATCAGGGAGTCTGAAGATATCCTGGCAATTTCCCCTAACCTTGATCGGCTGGTGATCCTTGAACTTGCCGCAGAAAAAATCGCTCATGCCCTTAAAGCTGCGGCTGCATCCATCCGCCTTTTTGACCCCAAGTCTTTTAAGATGCTGACTTTTGGCGCCTACGGCCTGCACGACAACGAGCGGTCTTTAGCCATTCCGGTCAAAAAATCCATTGCCGGTCGAGTAGTTGAGGAAAAAAGAAGCATTGTGGTTCCCAGTATTATGAAGAATCCTTTGTACAGGGAGAAAACTATCGTAGCGCAGAAGGGATTTAACTCTTTAATCGCGGTCCCTCTCCAGATGCCAAGCTTTGTAGGCTCGACCAACGATATCTTGGGTTCGCTCCAGATATATTTCTTGGAGGATGACCGTCTATTTAATCGACTTGAAGTTATCAGGGCCGAGATGCTGGCCAGGCGGGTTAGCTATGTCATGGCCAAGAAGAGAATTCTAGATATGAAGTCCTTGAATGACAAGAAGGAGGCGATTTCTGATAAGATTTTCGTTAAACTTAGCCATCGGGAAGGGATTAAGCTGAGGGACTTTTTTAATCTGATCGTCCCTGAGCTGGATGAATTTATCAAGCTCCATAGCTGTTCACTCTTCACACTTTCGGACGATCAGATGAGCACTTACTTGGAGGCATCATATCCTCCTGATCATACTTACCATGAGCATGGTCACCTTTTTACCCTGAAGCATCACGGCTATTTCTGGGCTGCGGTTCATGGCACCAAAGAGTATGCCGATATGCCGTATGAACGGATTGACCCTTCATACCTCTTAATCAAAGATCCTTTCCAGAGCAAGTTGATTGGCCCCGGCCTGCTTGCCTTCGCTCAGAGGGAAGATATTCACTCGATTCTCTTTGTCCCTCTGAGAACGGCATCTGTCACCCGACACATTCTTTGCTTTTTTGCTACCCAACAAAAACAGTACTTCACTGAAGATGAAATCGAGCTGTTAACCTTTTTCGGCAAGGAGATCATGAAGGCAGTGCGCCTGGAATTTTTAGGCGATATGCTGCATGATTTCAAAAATCCAGCCGTTGCAGTGGCAGGTCTTGCAGCACGTTCGCGAAAGCTTATGGATAGTGATGACTTGAATCCCTTGCGCGAAAAACTTCTTTACTATCAGGATGTAGTGGTCAGGGAGACGGCACGTTTGCAGGATCTGGCATTGACCATGACCGGGGAAGGGAGAGAGGAGAAAATTGATTTGGGGCAACTGGCCAAGGAGCGTTTCGCGCTCAATGAGCATGTCATCGAAGAGTCGAAATATGCCAATATCAGAGTAAACCCGGTCTCAATCGAGACAGGGTTATTCGTCCTCTGTCCTCGATATGGGCTAGAACGGGTTCTGGACAATCTCTTTAACAATGCCACCAAGGCCATTCCACGAGAGGGAGGTTATATTGAGATGCGCTGCTTCGGTTGTGGGAATATGGCCTGTCTTGAGATCGTCAATTCTGGTGAGATCGATCAAGATCAAATCGCGCTGGTCACGAAGGGCGGGGTCTTGGGTCGAGGCCTTAATATCGTATCCCGATTTATTCAGAATAACCAAGGCAAACTTGTTATCGTCTCTGAGAATGGTGTGAGCATTTTTACTATCAAACTGCCCCTGTATAAAAGATCATAA